The DNA sequence TTTAGGCAACGCGTCCAAGCTCAAGGTGAGCCGGTTGAACAGTTTGTGAGAGAGCTCAGGAAGATGTCTCGTTCATGCAACTTTGGCACCATGGCAGAGCCGTTCATACGTGACCAAATAGTTTTTGGTACAAATGATGACAAAGTAAGGCAAAAGTTGCTGCAAGATAAGAAGTTGACCTTGGCTAAAGCGGAAGAAGTCTGCAAGGCTGCGGAAATGACTGCCGCGCAAAACGAAATCTGGTCTCGAGAACAGAGACAGATTGACGCTGTCAAACTACGGGAGCGTACGAAGCAGCAGCAGTGCGATGAACGACCTGCAATGTTCAAGTGCCGCAGGTGTGGACGTACGCACGGTCCGAGAAGCTGCCCTGCATTTGGCAAAGTGTGCAGAAAATGCCAAGGGCAGAATCATGTTGCTGTCCGTTGCAAGGTGAATAGACAAGTTAGGGAAGTGAGGAGCACCGAAAATAGCgaagaggaatttgaaatccttGATGTATCTGTCAACAGCGTTGGAAGATCGTGTGACCGTGACTGGGTGGTCAGAGCGCAAGTTGCGGACACGACAATAGACTTCAAAGTTGACACAGGATCGCAAGCCAACCTCGTGCCATTATCTGCCTACAAAAAACTGCAGCTGAGGGTACCCTTGGCTAGAAGCAACTGTGTCCTACGATCTTACAACGGAGGAGTCATCAAGCATCTCGGAGTCATGACTACCACGGTGGCCGTCGGAAGCAAGACGGCAAAGATTAATTTCTTCATCGTGAAGAAGAACCGTCATGCCATACTTGGACTGCGAGCCAGCGAACTGCTTGGACTGTTCTCGCGCACCGTAGACGACATCGGAACAAGCAACAGCGAGGCAGTTGTCCAAGAGTTTCAACAACTTTTTTCTGGGACTGGATGTATCAAGCGCCCATACCGCATGGTTCTTCGAGAAGATGCGGTGCCAGTCGTCCAGACAGCCCGCCGTGTGCCCCTTTCCTTGAAAGAGCCTCTGCGCGAAGAACTTGACCGCATGGTCAAAGCCGGCATTATAGCAAAGCAAGACCAGCCGACGGACTGGGTGAGTCCTCTAGTTATCGTCAGAAAAAAGGACGGAAAACTACGTTTATGCATGGACCCGAGGAAAATTAATGAGAATCTCAAGCGCGAGCACTATGAGATGCCGCGTCGAGAAGATATTGAATCGGAACTAGCTGGAGCACGTTTTTTTTCGCGCCTTGACGCGAACTCGGGGTTTCACCAGATACCGCTGCATGATGAAACGTCAACAATTTGTacgttcgcgactcccttcggtCGTTACCGCTTTCTGAGGCTACCCTTCGGTATAGCGTCCGCCCCAGAAGTGTTTCAAAAGGCTCTTAGCGAAATATTCGAAACACTGCCAGGAGTGCGAGTGTACGTTGATGACGTCATTGTGTGGGGTGCGACAAGAAAAGAGCACGATCAGAGGTTACGAGCGGTACTAGAAGCAGCACAGAAAGCTGGTCTAACGTTTAATGCAGACAAGTGCAGCATTGGCGTGcacaagattttttttcttggcgaCGTTATTGCGGCAGACGGCATACGCCCAAATCCTACCCTGGTCAGTTCTCTGTTAAGTATGCCACCGCCGACTGACAAGCAAGCAGTGCAGCGCATGCTCGGTGTCGTAAACTATTTGTCGAAGTTCCTGCCATCAATTACGGACCGAACGAAACTGCTTCGCGACTTGATAAAGAAAGACCGTATCTTTGAGTGGACGGAAAACCACGcgaaagaatggaaaatgattTGTGACAGTCTGAGCAAAGATCCTGTGCTGGCGATTTTCGATCCTAAACGGATTACGAAGATAACATCCGATGCTTCGCAAAATGGAATAGGCTCGGCTCTCTGGCAGCTTCATGAGGGTTCTTGGAAGCCCATCGCTTATGCCTCACGCGTCTTAACCGAAGCGCAACGTAGATATTCCCAGATAGAAAAAGAGGCTATGGCTGTTGTCTTCGGGTGCGAAAAGTTTCACTATTTTGCGTACGGACGTAACATTGTCCTCGAGACAGACCATCGACCCTTAATAGCTATCTCGGAGAAGCCGATTGGAGAAATGCCGCCCAGACTGCAGCGATTTTTTCTTcgcttgcttagataccactacAAACTCCAATTCGTTCCAGGTAAACGCTTGGTGGTCGCTGACATGCTGTCTCGAGCGTCCATCGAAAGCCCAGAAGCAAACATCGACGATGACGTGGAAGTTCACGCGGTAAGCGTTTTGTCATCACTTGTCAGCGAGGAAACATTGAAGCGCTTGGCAGAAGAAACTAGCAAGGACGACTACTTGAGTCAAGTCATTCATTGCTTGGAAAGCAGTCGTCCAGTCCCTGGGATACTAAAATCCTTCGGAAGTGAATTGGTTGTCTTGAGCGGTGTGTTGCTTAAGGGATGCAAGGTGGTGATACCGTCAAGCATGCGCCCTGAGCTACTTCGAAGAATTCACGAAGGCCACTTgggaataaataaatgcaaatcaCGAGCACGTAAGCTGCTGTTTTGGCCTGGTCTCAATGGTGACATTGAAGCACACATCAAGAGGTGTGCAGTCTGTCAGAAGTATGCATATCGGCAGCAAAGTGAACCGCTCATGGACCGCCCAGTGCCTGAACATGCATGGTACCGAGTAGGTGTTGATCTTTTTCAGTGGGCCGGAAAACCGTACCTGTGTGTTTTTGACGCGTTATCCAACTTTCCGGAGGTGGAACTTCTAAGCGATACAACGACGGCCACAGTTGTGCAAAAGCTCAGTGCAGTGTTTGCACGGTATGGAATACCTATTGAAGTGTGCACAGACAATGGTCCGCAGTTTGCGAGTCATGAGTTTTCACTGTTTGCCAAGAAGTACGATTTTAAACACATTACGTCCAGCCCGCGGTTTCCTCGCTCGAATGGCCTCGCAGAAAAAGGCGTTCAAATAGTAAAGCGAATTTTAAAAAAGACGTCGGAGATGAACGATGATTTGTGGCTTGGATTACTCGCTTACAGGAGCAGTCCGCTAGAAGACGGTCAGTCACCTGGAGAGTTGCTTCAGGGCAGACGACTTCGCACAACTCTCCCAGACTTCAACGAAGCTCACAGGCAGTCGGTAAAGAAACATGAACAGTACCGAACCCCAAGACGCAGTCTGGCACCGCTACAAAAAGGCCAGGTCGTCAGAGTACGAGGAGACTCGTGGTCGCCGAAAGCAAAGATTCTTAATGCAACTGCCCAACCAAGGTCGTACCAGGTCGCCACCGAAGACGGCGTCGTCTTGCGACGCAACCGACAACATCTCATGGCTACGGCTGAGCCTTTCAGCATTGCGCCTAGTGATGACGACATACCAGACGACAGCCGCGAGAACGGGTCCCCGTGCCAGGTCCAATCAAACAACGAAAGTGCTCCCGCCATTACGCCACCGACACGAGAACCAAGAAGATCCCAGCGCGAAAGAAGACAACCACAGCGGTTGCGATATGACGACAATTTCGTGCAAGTTCCGTGAGCTCTAAACCTTCTGAACTGCGTTCGCAAACTTTAATCGGTGATGGTGCTGTGTATTCTTTTGAACTCATTTGTTCGTTAAAACGTTAAAATTGTTTATTTTCCTTCCAAGAAAGGAAGATGTATCGGATAGATAAGCCGAAATGATACGTGCCTGCGTGTAGCATCTTCGGCGCATGCTCGCCACTTGTGTGCCCTTTCCTGTACTGGGTATAAAACGAGCACAAATAAATGCTGGGGTGTCTTCGTTTGCTGAGAACTGGTCCGGACTGTTACTCTGTCGACACCACAAACGATAcacatggcgatgttaaacagtaggggagagatgaccgccccttgcggggtgcctctcgctcccaatgtaaattccttcgatttgatttgccctattttgacagtggccttgcgatccctgaggaatCGCATGGAATCatggccccaggcccagatccGAGATGGCGTCTAGCACGgaccggtgcgagatgttatcacaagccttggacaagtctagagcaaggatgccccgagtgtctctagtgtcgacatcaatgatttACCTCTTTATAAGTAACGTGACGTCCTCtgtggagagtgccggccgaaagccaaccatgttgtgagggaataactcattatattctatatgcctagatatacggatgcgaatgacatgttcggccaccttacccacgcaggacgtgagcgagataggccgcatgttctccggcgcaagaggtttgcctggtttcgggatgagcaccactgaggctgtcttccaggaatcggggactaggcccgtttcccaaattttattgacctccccggtgagcagcgcaactgattgttcgtccaagttacggaggagcttattggagatgccatccgggcccggtgcagagcgaccgttgagcgtttggAGCATctcccagatttcggattccgtgaagggggcgtcgagctcccccaccgccccccccccccctcggtaacaaggataatccccgtcaccggagtggcccagcggaagatacttttcggccaactcttgcaGGGGGACGTGTTCAAATAAgcccgccgccttttgattatgaactatgcgatcgatggctagtctcagattgcttttggtttgcgaatcgtcgagtaagtgtttgagcaggttccatttgccccccgttctcatctgcccatgaaccgaggagcacacttcattccattgttgttgggacagttcgatggaatgagtttctattgtacgattgagctccgcaattttcttacgaagccggcggtggagtctgtgcgttctccagcggCGCAGAatggagtttttggcttctaggaggtgcgcaaggcgcgcgtccatacgatctacctttaggtcggtcttaaccaccttggtcgcagcttgtacgtccttctttagtcttgtgaacagactatcgagattatcgtagtcggtATGGTCCACCTTCCGTATTTTCCAGAAGACATCCCAATCCGTCACTATAAATTCCCTGGTAGGGGCTGTGCTAATCGTTAGggtaatctccacaatgaagtggtcgcaTGCCTaggttctcttgcaaattttgACATCCTGCTCCAGAGGCGTTCTTGATgaacgccaggtccggagtggtATCTCAAACTACCGACGTGCCGGTTGACGTCGGGTATTGTGCATCCGCaatcaattccagtgagcagtcagcaactgcctggacaaggagattgcccttggtggattggcgggggtatccccaggcattgtgggggGCATCGAAGTCACCCGCTGTCACTATGGGGGCCCCCTAgctcagggccaccgcctttgtcatgatTGTGGCGAATGCCTCCCGTTGATCAgacggcgagctgtatatgttcaaaaggaagacactgctcttaagcgaattgttagggataatttcgaccataatgatttccgccctagttttgccaatttgtaatttgtgtacttgaaaggagcacttccgtgcgaccaaggttgctaaaccccgctttccttcctcccgtatcgatacaaCCTGGTAACTCGGGAAGGCGGGTgcgtcatcgagagtttcttgtaaaatAATTACGTGTGGTTTGACCGCTTGTGccgaaacgaattgctgcagcggagctttgcgccgttgTAAACTGGCACAGTTCTactgccacacaaccaacttattcggattgaccgccatggtgattgccttggattggtcattccaccgtcttgttgacggggacggcgcttgcgggtaaaggtgtccgacggggctccctcgaaggcAGTATAGACGTAGCTAACGCGGCCTGTGCGCTTTCCAGGGACGCCATCATTTAAAGGAGGACAGAcacgctttcagcgagctgctgaattgcccgctgcatgctttctaagtctttgttattggactcggtctccaTAGAGTCAGCGTCCCCCTCTAGGGGCGCGGCCCTACGTTTACCCGAGCGCGCCTGTGGCTGGATCCCCTGAAGGGGGCACCTgttgcttctcgacttgcgagCGGTACGACTTGCGGAAAGACTCAAAgtcggccctcatctgctgcatttctgctttgagtcgagcgttctcttgcatgagttCGAGCGACTCTGGGATTAACTTTATGctccggcaatgctacctgcgttacctctGAAGCCGGCATCGTCTGCTTCGACCTGACACAATCGGCCCAGGTTGACGTTTCCTGGATCTGAACCCGGGAGTTAGAGCGCCctcgggaacgagagcgccctctcgagaggctgcgttgtcgaccagagGGCGTGACAGAGCGCTCCCTCCTACTCCCTCCTGGTGGCTCCCGCCGCGCTGGAGCCACGTGGCCCGTTCTCcttggccagctgttgctgctggtgcttgttcttggcgcgcttacggcgccgtcggcgtctgcgtacgacgtatgggacttgaaagcgctgcttgcacgttttgtccgccataagatgcgggcctccgcaaagggcgcacttcggcgaacactggtggtcatcgggtggtgaggttagtccgcagccccggcaatcctcattggtgggtttggggcagacgtccgcgcgatgtcccaagcagccacacgcgtagcacacctcggtttggcgtttgtagagcgtgcagcgcagaaggctgacgccgcacatgacatagGAACTTTCATGCCGTTGAAGAGGACGACCACTGTGGTGTtgttcttaattcgtttgacttccagagccttcgggttacgatggttgacgatcatgcgctggagttgggcctcgctgatgtctgcgtcgaCCCCTCGTATGACCCCTTTGCAAGTGTTGTCTTGGGCCGCTATGTATGCGGCCACTTTGTATAGTCCTTCGCTTATGCGGATTTGCTGGATTCCTGCATAAGCGGCGGCGTTCTTCTTCTCCGGGGTGGAGACGACGAGAACGTTTTGAGCGAAATTAGGGCAGATTACGTCGCCCTCAGTTTCTGTGGGGGCcagtgcagccgccatggccaaggcttgagccagcttgatttggcttatcttctTGACGTCCAGCCCGCCCCTTGGGCGGACAATAATTCGTATGTGGTCCCTAGGTAGTCTGGGGAGCCTCGACGAGGCTGCGAGACGTTGCAACACGCCTTGCGGGAC is a window from the Dermacentor albipictus isolate Rhodes 1998 colony chromosome 6, USDA_Dalb.pri_finalv2, whole genome shotgun sequence genome containing:
- the LOC139061170 gene encoding uncharacterized protein gives rise to the protein MELVKPPEPLHFTGEISKQWKLFKQKFELFLVASAPDKKPRPDASKIALLLTVAGDDALEIYNNFTFGDDESRESYVTLIAKFDTYCAEQLNEVHERYLFRQRVQAQGEPVEQFVRELRKMSRSCNFGTMAEPFIRDQIVFGTNDDKVRQKLLQDKKLTLAKAEEVCKAAEMTAAQNEIWSREQRQIDAVKLRERTKQQQCDERPAMFKCRRCGRTHGPRSCPAFGKVCRKCQGQNHVAVRCKVNRQVREVRSTENSEEEFEILDVSVNSVGRSCDRDWVVRAQVADTTIDFKVDTGSQANLVPLSAYKKLQLRVPLARSNCVLRSYNGGVIKHLGVMTTTVAVGSKTAKINFFIVKKNRHAILGLRASELLGLFSRTVDDIGTSNSEAVVQEFQQLFSGTGCIKRPYRMVLREDAVPVVQTARRVPLSLKEPLREELDRMVKAGIIAKQDQPTDWVNAWWSLTCCLERPSKAQKQTSTMTWKFTRSSPLEDGQSPGELLQGRRLRTTLPDFNEAHRQSVKKHEQYRTPRRSLAPLQKGQVVRVRGDSWSPKAKILNATAQPRSYQVATEDGVVLRRNRQHLMATAEPFSIAPSDDDIPDDSRENGSPCQVQSNNESAPAITPPTREPRRSQRERRQPQRLRYDDNFVQVP